CTGGGGCAGACTGTAAATGGTTCCCTCTAACTGTTGTGTTGTGTCTTGGGTCAATAGTTTAGATTCAGGTTTCTTGGATTTGGTTCTGATTATTGGTTCCATATCAGACAACATGATTAACCTTTCTCTGCTTGGTTTCCACATCCATGAAACAGAGATCATAAGAGCATTTATCACATAGGGCAGTTATGAGCATAAAATGAGAACAttctcatgaaaaagaaaaaaaaccccactaaacaTAGTTCTAGAGACATAGTGGACACCACATGAATACTagttattttcattatgtttgtTATCTTcctaataaaaaattactattttgcTATAATAAACCACTCTTGACTGTGTGCTTACATACTGATGTAACCTTGTGCCGTTTGCTACCTCATCTCTTCGGCAAGAGCAGGAGCCACCCCCCACTCCAGGGCACTTGTGAGAAGCACCACGGGGAGCATTACCCCTCTGCAGACTGGCACAGCTTCTGGGACAACCTCTATAGTCAGATGAAGTCCACAGAGAATTGAGATGTTTCCTAAGAAGGGAGGATACCCACTGAGGACTGAGGAGAATGAAAGGAGAATGATCAGGAGTGGAAACTGCCCATGGTGATGACAAAGTGTGTTAGTTacctgttgctgtgtaacaaattatcccaaaactTAGCAGCAGCTTACAACAGCAAGAATTATAATTTTACAGAGCTTCTCAGAATGAGGAACCAGAAAAGTGGGATGAACTGGGTGGTCTGGCTCAGGACTTCTTGTGAAGTCGccatcaagatgtcagcagggtcTCCTCGTCTGAAGGGCCCATTTCTAAGATTACTCACACATAGCTTGTCAGGTCCCACCACATAGGCCTCTCCACAGGCTGCTCTAGTGTCCTCCTGACATGGCCGCTGGCTTCCCCCAGGGGAGGGAACCGAGAGAGATTGGGAGGGAGCTACAAAGCTGTTTGTGATCTAGCCGCAGATGGGGCACCCTGCCACTTCCACTAAGTAATAAATTCTTTAGAAGCAAGCTACTAAGTCCAGCCCACTCTCAAAGGAGAATTAAGCTCCACCTCTTAAATGGTAgaatatcaaagaatttgtggacagattttaaaaccaccacacatagggcgcctgggtggttcagtgggttaggcctctgtcttcggctccagtcatggtctcaaggtcctgggatcgagccccgcatcaggctctctgctcagcaaggggcctgcttctccctctctctgtctctgcctgcctctctgccagcttgtgatctctgtctctcaaataaataaataaaaaatcttaaaaaaaaataaaaccaccacacATGATGTGTGACTTGGGACAATATAACATTATCTTAGTAgtgtcagtttaattttcaaaaaggtCCAAAACACAACTCTCACACAAACACAGAGTGAGCAATGTTCCAAAgatttatcattattaataaatgAAGGAAACAGCAGGATGATAAAGCTGATTCAAAAGATATGATCAGTCAGGAAAGAAATAGTGGAATGGGTTGGCtgacttagattttaaaaaaagacatgctTAATGAATTGCAAAGCAGTAAAACTGCACCTTCTTGGCCTATCTTTTCTTTCAGGCAGAAATGACTTGCAGTTTATCAATCAATCTCCTCTTAGTTCACGTCTAATTTCACAGAGTCTGGTGTTTAATCCTCAGTCATCAATAAGCCAAAGGCACCTGTTTCCTAAAGAATGGAGTAATTCCTGGTGGGGCCTCTTTGACCAAGCTTTAGTATGACATTGAGAGCACATGTGgtcaccattttgttttgttttcttcttctttttttttaaatttacattcgATTGGCCAACATATAAtccatcattagtttcagatgtacagccCAGTAATTCGACAGTtgggtataacacccagtgctcatcacatcacatgccctccttaatgcccatcacccgaTTACCTCATTCCCCCAACACAACTTCACTCCAGCAAACCTCAGCTTGtttccagagtcaagagtctttcatggtttgtctccctctctgacttctttccattccattttctctcccttcccctatgatcctctgtgttgtttcttatattctataTTTGAGTGAaacgtatgataattgtctttctctgattgacttattttgctcagtgtaataccctctgGTTCATCCATGCCAATGTAagtggtaagtattcatcctttctgatggctgagtagtattccatcatataacacacacacacacacacacacacacacacacacaccccacatcttctttatccattcatctgtcaatggacattctggctctttcaatagtttggctattacgaacattactgctataaatatcctttcttgattaaaactctccacagtgtaagAATAGAGGGAACAAACCTCAATATCagaaaagccatatacaaaaagctcacagtgaatattattctcaatggggaaaaattgagaccttttccctaaggtcaggaacacaacagggatgcccactcccACCACTGTTGCTCAaagtagtactagaagtcctagcctcagcaatcagacaacaaaaagaaataaaaggcatccaaattggcaaagaagaagtcaaacgctcactctttgcagatgacatgatactttatgtggaaaaatggaaaagattccacccccaaattgatagaattcatacaggaattcagcaaagcagcaggatatacaatcaatgcacagaaatcagttgcatttctatatactaacaatgagacagaagaaagagaaattaaggaatcaatcccgtTTACAATTActccaaaaaccataagacacctgggaataaactgaaccaaagaggtaaaaggatctgtactctagaagccacagaacatttatgaaaggaattgaggaagacacaaagaaatggaaaaacgttccacgctcatggattggaagaataaatattgttaaaatgtctatgctacccagagcaatctatacattcaatgcaatccctatcaaaatacaattgacatttttcactggaaaaaatggaacaaataatactaaaatttttatgaaaccagaaaagaccctgaatagccagaggagtgttgaaaaagaaaaccaaagctggtggcatcatgATGGCGGACTTCAAGCTACCCTGTCTTATTTTCAAGTTTGAAGAACTTACATTTCTTAATGGgggtttgtcttgtttttgtcaCTTTCACTGTCttagctcattcattcatctctccctccattcATCCTGTACCCATCACCATGAAGCACACTGCAGAGCAGACACATCCCCCCTGTACCCCCAGCAAGTTGCCCCATCAGGAGGGGGGCAGCCATGCACTGGTGTCATTCCATATTAGTCAAAATGAGGAAGCCCCGCAGATGTGTCTTGTGGACACGTGGGTGCAATTCACTATGGTCAGGGGATCAGAGAAGGCAGCTttttaaagtgaaacaatatgtaCTTCCCTATAAtcactttacaaatgaaagtCTGCCTGCTTAAAACcactttggggtacctgggtgtagTCCtttgagtgtgtgactcttggttttggctcaggtcgtggtctcatgGGTCATTTGATAGAGCCCCGAGTCAGTTAGTGggcctctgggctcagcagggagtctgtttgaagtttctctccctctgctctgcccccctccactctctctctctctctaaaataaaaaaataaaatcttaaaaaaaaacccacctcactTTGCCTACAGGCCAACACcttttggtgtttctttttcattttgttcttttttatgtttattttcagtGTCCTTTCCATTTGGTCACTTTAATGATTTTGCCTAAAGTAGTGTttagattttaaagttttctgaaagGTGTTCGGCACATTGGAAaaagttgatattttatttattcttgaacACTTTAAGGACTTTTTAGCCTATAAACTGGaacacaatttctttaaaatttgtacCTTAACAATATATGGCCATCAGTGGTACTCAAGATGTCATtaaattgtttgtttttaggcACAGccctctgcctttaactcagcTCCATCACAGAGAGTGTGTGGAGGTACTGAAGCTGCATGAATTGTTACATACTAATTTGCCAAATAGGTATTGGAGAAAGATCGATCACAGGTGGCATGGGCTAGATTTTACTTTCTGAGGAAATCATCAGACACATGAGTGAAGAAAAGGTTGATATGAAGATGTTTGCCACCACATGATTTTCAATAGCAAACAATAATAGACTAATAATAATTGGTTGCTATAAATAAATGAGGCACCTATGCAATGAAATGTATGCAGCTATTCAATGTTATGTCATAATTCATGTTTGgtatgaaaagatattctgttTTACTACATGAAAAAAGCAAGTTGAATAGAGTATAGGCTCTATGACACAGTTGTGGGAAGACACAGTTGACAGTTACATGCATAGATATAAACGGAGGAAAAGTGTCATTGGTTTTCTGATGGTACACTCACAGAAGACAAGTATTCATGGtatggatttgttttgtttctttttccttccttccttccttccttccttccttcctttactttctttctttttttctttttttgccaatcTGGATTTTCAGGTTTTTCTACAATGAATATGTAGACCAAACATAGCCTAAGCAGGAAAGCCCCACCTTCAGCATTTTCCATAGGCCtggcaaagaaaggaaggatggaagaaggaaggaaagaaggaaggagagaggaaagaaaggaggaatgaaggaaggaagaaaagagaaaggaaaggggagaagagggggcTTGTTCTAAAATCGGCTTTCCTTGGGGGCCGTTTGCACTGAACCCTTCGAGTCTGGAAGCGCCTGAGGTccaggagctgagagctcacgaAGAGCTTGAAGGCTACTGGGAAGTTCGTCAGAATTGCTGAAAGAAGATTATCTCCAGAACCTTCCTTCCTTGGGAGAGGTACTGAAGAGCAGGTGTTTCTGGAGGCCTAGGGTGGTGTGAAATGCCTGGGAAGCGCTGCTCCTCCTCAGCTTGTGGTGGTTTCCCGGGCTCCTCCCTCGTGCATTATTAAAAGGGCTGAGGCATCCTAGGGGAGCAGGCAGATACCACAGGCTCTGCCAGGAGAAAGGAGCATTCTGAGGTGTCCTTTGGGGAGCTGGGTTTCATTCTCCCTGGCAGGACTGGGACTCTCTCCTGACCCCAGCCCTAGAGTCCCCTACTCTATGGGGAATGGTCACATTctgggaagggatagggtggggTCAGAAGGCCGTTTGCTTCTCAAGCCCCTGCCAGCCCAGCCTCTATCTCCACCTAAGATTTTGTATTATTTCAGAATAAGAGAGTCTACACACTGTGGAGGTCAAGATGGTCCTGAGTGGGGCGCTGTGCTTCCGGTGAGTATCTGAACCTCTGATTGGCTGTGTCCTTTGGGGGAAGGAAGTTCCGGGTAGACCTGTTGTCCATCCTTTGTGGGTCGGGAGGGGCTGCGGCTGCTCAGAGCTGGGGCTCTTGGTGGTGGGTGGGCAGCTAGGAAGTTGTAAACAGCCCCTCATTGTCCTAAGAGAAGTTTTTCCAGCCTTTGTCAGGCTGAGGTTGGCCACCTCATGGGGGTTTCCTGATAAGAGGGGGGAGCAAGTGAATCACTCTGTGTTGAGCTTCAGCCCCACATATCCATAATGAGAATTGAAGTCCAGAGACCCATCCCAGAGCTGTTACCACCCTCTGGGGTGCACTGATGTCACTCTGCTCTATCACACTCATGCTGCCCTTTGgggcaaaacaacaacaaaaccatttAGTCAATCAGTCTGTCCGTCCGCTGACATGTACTGAGCCAGGTGGTCTGCTGTGTTCTGGACTTTGCACTACTGAGTGAAAATGGTCTTTGTCCTTTCTGAACTCAGAGTCTCCCATAGCTTTTCCCAAGGTGTGTTCTGTGGAGCCCCAATCCTATGAGTGGCTTTAAATAGTGGCTCTCCTTGATTAAGAGATGTAGGAAATACTGCTTTCTATGTCTTCTTCTAGGGGAAGCATGGTGCAGTTTAATATATGAGTAACTTTGAACAAGATTTGTTTGTGTTTAGCTACCATCGAACCAATTTGCACACAGTATACTTATTTCTGTATAACACCTGAAGAAACCCATTTTAGGATATATTTTTCACCTCCCAGGatgtaaaaaaatcaattgatatcagagatgagaaataaatttgaaaacaaaacaaaagaattttaaatttattatttattttaaatttttttaaaagatttcttttatttgagagagaaagagaaagcacgtgcagtggggaggggcaggggaagagggagggaggaacttAAGCAGACTTAGACTGAGTGCGAGCCTAACACAGGCCTTGAtctcaccacactgagatcacaacctgagtggaaaccaggagtctgacactcaactgaccGTGCCACTTGGGTGccccaagaattttaaaatttaaagatattcGTCACTTACTAGGTAGAAGTAAATGTGCCTTGATGTCTTCAGTAATGATTGAAGAATCAGATTTTCATCTAGAAAAGGCATGGGGATGATCTAACCCTTGTCTTAATTTAGCCACGGGGAGACTcaagcccagagagggcaagcaACTTGTCTGTTGTGACTCAGTAGCAATGGTGGCACAGCCAGACAAGAACCCAGCACTCTGACTCACAGTCCAGTTTCTTTTCCAACATCACACATGGAGATTGGCTGGTATAGAGAAGATTGAATAGGGTGTAGGAGCAAATCTGAGACTCAGGTGGGGGGCTGTGTTGTTATCCCATTGGTAGGGTAGGAGCCCAGCAGGGCTGGCAGAGAAGGTTGGGTGGTTACTTCTGGCACAGCAGGAGGAGAATGAGAGAATGTCTGACCATGGGGGACTCTGTAGAGCCCAGCAAGCCCGAGCACCCGCCTCTCCCCTAACTGTCATCCTGTCTTGATGTTTCAGGATGAAGGATGCGGCCTTGAAGGTGCTTTATCTGCATGACAACCAGCTTCTGGCTGGAGGGCTGCATTCAGGGAAGGTCATCAAAGGTTCGTGGCAAAACATGACCCAACTTCCCTAGGTCCTTATAGACTCTGAGGGGAGGGGGCCTAGAGGGGACTTAGAATAGTGATGTAAACTGGCCGACAGACCCCGGGCCTGACACAGTAGATGGGGCATCATAAAAGCAGGCTCTGAACACAGACAAAAAATACTACACCTTCCAGCAAAGCGAGGGCACTTAACGGCAGGCCACCTCAAGCCTCATGCAAAGGTGGGAATCTTTTCCAGAATGAATGCTTTGTTCTTCTCTCATAGGTGGACTTAGGCCAAACATTCCTTTTCCTGGGAGCCAGTGCTAAAGGCTCCAGGCCTTTATTCCCATGTGGGAGTGACTTTCTATCCCTTTGTCCTGGGTCCCCTCTGCTTTCTGAGGATTTCTGGTCCCTCAGAGTGATGGGACCCCGATAACAGTGGCACCATCTTACTCTTCCTGCTGCAGAGTCTGTGACAgctcttctctctaaaatagcATATACCTGCCTACTTGGGACACTTTTACTGGGCTCTGGGGCcactgtgtgtgtttctgtgtgtgtgtgtgtgtgtgtgtgtgtgtgtgtgtgtgcgtgcgcgtacATGTATATAAGCTTGCATAtatctgtgtgtgagtgtgtgggtgtatgtgtttgtatacatGGTGGGAGATGGTATAGAGGGGAATGAGACCCTCTCTTCTGTTCTCAGGAATATCACAGGTGGTACAAACATGTCCAAATAACTCTGATGAGAGGATTATCAAGTTTCCAAATAAGGCAGAGGGTCAAGAGGCATTAAAGGAGGTGGCCAGATATCCCCTGGGGCTTGGAGAAAATGTGAAAGGTTGAGCCTGGACAAGGAGGGTGGGCATACAGATGGGAGATGGTATAATGTGCTTACATGCCTTGCTGTCATTGGGCCAACTGGCAGAAGACCACGTTCCCTAGATGACAGCTGTTAACAGGCTTTCCTTCTGCCAGTCTGGGGATAGGATGTCTCATGCAGTTTCTTGTGCTCCAAGGTCCATGatatagagagagggagtgaagggCAGTCAAGGCCCCTGAATCTGGCTTCCTTTCTCTAGGGGAGGAGATCAGTGTTGTCCCCAACCGGTCTCTGGATGCCAAGTTGTCTCCAGTCATCCTGGGAGTCCAGGGAGGGAGCCAGTGCCTGTCATGTGGGACAGGGCAGGAACCAACTCTGAAACTAGAGGTGAGTCCTGTTTGGGCATCCTTGCTATCTGACTTCACTAAGCCAGCAGCCTGGGGCCAGAGCTCCTCTCCCTCACAGGGTTCTCTGGATTATAGCCCTACCTCTTCATGCCTGTGGCGCAGCTCTCTTGCCTCCTCCACTCCTTCCCCTCACATGCCATACCCCTCTGCTCACAGCCAGTAAACATCATGGAACTCTACCTTGGTGCCAATGAATCCAAGAGCTTCACCTTCTACCGGCAGGACACAGGGCTCACCTCCAGGTTCGAGTCGGCTGCCTACCCGGGCTGGTTCCTCTGCACATTGCCTGAAGCAGACCAGCCTCTCACACTTACCCAGCTTTCAGAAGATGCCAGCTGGGGAAACCCCATCACAGACTTCTACTTCCAACAGTGTGATTAGGGCAATGTACCCCCCAGAACCTACCTGGTCAGAACTGGCTTAGGCAGGGGCGGAGGTGGAAGAAGACACCGGTGGCAACCATCCCCCCATCTGCTCTCAGGACCCCACCTCTAGCTGGGCATTCGGCCACTCTCCCTTTTGATTCCCAGTTTAGATAAATCCTTTGAGATTTGGGGGCTTAGATCACAGTTTCTTTCCCTGCTGAGTGATGCTTCTCGTGTAGAACCTTGCAAAAACCACTCAAGATAAACTGGAAGCCACATAAAAAGGTTCCCAAGGAGTCAGGATAGGGGGAGTAGTGGAAATCCTTCATGCTTCATGATAACTTACCCAGTACCCCTGAGCCCCACCAGCCAGCCCATCCTGAGTTAAACTTATTAGGGTCACCAAATGCCCACACGAGGTCCTGTCATCCACCACTATGCAGGAGAGGGAGGTCATAGAGTTTGGGACCCAGGGCTCAGCCCCCTCCCTCTTGCCTATAACTTAGCTGCCATCATATTCTACCTTTTCCATCTCAACACTCATGCTCTAGCCATGGCAGAAGTTGTTGGTGGTGTCCAAGGAACTTACTCTAGCTGAGAAGGCTGAAGAACAACCAGACATGTCATATATTTGAAACCTGAGGTACCACTAAAATCCAAGATGCTGGTATCTCTTCACATGGAAAGATGCTTGTGATATACTGAGAAGAGCAAAATTACAAAGTAGCATATCTTGTAATCTCATTTTTACTAAAAAATGCCTATCTATATATTTCTGCACAGAAAAAGTCTAGAAGAATTTACTTCAATTTTTGGAATGTCAATTTAGCAATTaaggtgatttttcttttgttcttttatttatttccaatattCTAATCATTCTACAGTGAAGATGGACTCCTTGTGTACTAAGTTAATCTTGAGAAAAACAGAGCAAACACTATTTCTGATCATCTTCAGCATCCACTTCCCTGAGTGAAGTTCAAATTGAATGGAGCTCTGCTGCTCTGGTCAGCAGTGGTGAGAAGCAGCTCACAGACCTCAGCAAagccatgaagaaagaaaatatgatgaGTTAGCATGGCTAGAATCTCCTGGAGAGGGTATTTATAGAATGAGCAATCCTGGACCTGAGTTGTCACAGCCCCCTGAGATTTCAAGGTGTGGGTTTTAGCCTCCAAAGAGTCCCATGCTGGTTGGAATCCATGTCCTTCTGGAAACTTGAGACTGTGGCCTTATTTGTAGAGAGGTTCTTTGCAGATGCAATTAGTTAAGAGGCCATGCTGTACTTGGGTGGGTTTTAAATCCAACAGGACTACATCTgcaagaagaggagaggacaaaCAGGGAGACACACAGGAGACCCAGACCTGGAGGCAGAGATTGCATTTATGTGCAACAAGGCAAGAAATGCCATTACTGAGGCAACTTCTTGCTAGGAAGGGGCAAGGAAGAATTCTTCCCCAAAGGCTTCAGAGGGAGGATGGCCTTCTAGTCTCCTGAACTATGAGAGAACAAGTTGCATCATTTTAAACCACCAACTTGGTGgcaatttgttatggcagtcctaggaCATCAACACAGCTGCTGCTGACCCCATCTCTCATCATGTGTGTGTTCTCTCCCACACTGCACCTGAGTTGTCTCTGTGACCAACAGAACGTAGCAGAAGCAGAAGTAATAGTATATCACTTTGAGAGTAGACTATGAAAGAGTCTGCATCTTCtatcttgctttgtctctctgcttctttgtttacttgctctgggggaagccagctgccatctCATAAGCAGTCCTATAGAGAGACCCATGTGTTGAAAAAGGAAGCCTCCTGCCAGCTGCCACATGAGCATGTTTGGAAGCAGTTCCCCAGCCCCAGTTGGGCCTTCAGATGATGCACCTCTGACTGACAGCTCAATTCCCACCTCAGGAGAGACTCTGAAACAGAAACACCTAGCTAAACTGGTCTAGAGTCCCAACCCtcagaaactgagaaaataaatgtttgttgcctTCAGttgctaaggtttttttttttattaaagaagatttatgtatttatctttttagagagagagggggagagagagagagagagagagtgcatgcggtggggatggggagagagagagggagaatctcaagcagactccctgatgagtgtggagccccatgaagggcttgatttcatgaccctgagagatcatgacctgagctgaaaccaagagtcagacacttaaccgacggagccatccaggtgctccaactAAGTTTTGGGATCACatcaatagataactaatacataGGGAAAGAGGAATAAATGCACTTATTATGATTGcaattttctctgatattttcattttccttctccaaatcAACATCAACCCTTTTATTCCATCATTCTGTTTAACAGCTGATCATAATAAAGTTTTTGACTATTCTCTGTGCCTGCAAGGTTTAACTCCTCTTGACTACCTTTTCACCTCTGGTCCAATGTATCTGGGACTGCGACTCCAACATCCCTGGCTAAACTCTAGGTGATCAGAACAAAAGCCAGAGGAGGGGCCTAAATCTGAGTCCCAGGTATCCTTCCTGCAACTCACCAGTCAGACCAGCCTGGCAGGTTCAGATTCTGCTGAGGCACAGCAAGGAGGTGGCCGGACCAGAAGGGTCTGTCTCTGTGGAGCTGCAGAGGTCCAGATGCAGCCAAAGCCCTTGGGTAGCAGACAGCACAGGTCCTGTCACAGGCTTCCCAGGAGTGCTGAGAACACGGGCTCCAGGCACCGGGCTTGTTTCTACAGACCCAGTTCACATTCTCTTTGTCCATGGGCCTAGCCATAGTCTCATAtcatcacctcctccaagaagcctttgCTGAATTGAGATCTCTGGTCATCTTCTCTGACTGTGCTACATTGCTATGCCAACTTCCCCTCATTGTAATAATTGATTTGGGGTCTAAGACCCCTGAAATGACCTTAATGTCAAGGCTGTATTGATTTTTTCCAAGCACTTCAAATAACGTTtgacaaatacatggaaactggTGAGTACAGAATGTGGAAACTATTCCTCCACCCTGgactattctttctctcttctctacccATCTAAATGGGCCCACCCTTCAAGGAGAAGCTGAAATATCACCCCTGTCTGGAAGCTTTCTCCTGCCTAAAGTGATTGATTCATCATTTGTAGGATGATAGAATTACAAATGCTGTTAGCAGGGATGAGCTGACATGAGTCAGTAGAAAAAGAAGGAGTGTAATATGCTACCTTTAGGAATGTATGAGCTTGGGAACCACATGAAAAAGATATGGTGGTTTTAGA
The window above is part of the Lutra lutra chromosome 9, mLutLut1.2, whole genome shotgun sequence genome. Proteins encoded here:
- the LOC125109152 gene encoding interleukin-36 receptor antagonist protein isoform X1, which translates into the protein MVLSGALCFRMKDAALKVLYLHDNQLLAGGLHSGKVIKGEEISVVPNRSLDAKLSPVILGVQGGSQCLSCGTGQEPTLKLEPVNIMELYLGANESKSFTFYRQDTGLTSRFESAAYPGWFLCTLPEADQPLTLTQLSEDASWGNPITDFYFQQCD
- the LOC125109152 gene encoding interleukin-36 receptor antagonist protein isoform X2; this encodes MVLSGALCFRMKDAALKVLYLHDNQLLAGGLHSGKVIKGEEISVVPNRSLDAKLSPVILGVQGGSQCLSCGTGQEPTLKLEDTGLTSRFESAAYPGWFLCTLPEADQPLTLTQLSEDASWGNPITDFYFQQCD